In Candidatus Vicinibacter proximus, the following are encoded in one genomic region:
- a CDS encoding DUF1501 domain-containing protein, with product MKRRTFLQASSIAAVPVLINGIPVNAVARNSFLDFVSPDNDKILVLIQMSGGNDGLNMVLPIDQYSNLDKHRNKILIKESFGIKLRDGLSLHPSMTGIKSLYDNGGLKLIQSVGYPNQNRSHFRSTDIWTSGSSAEQFEVTGWLGRYYTENHASFPTGYPNADNPDPLAITIGSLVSQTCQGKVANFSLAINDPATLGLLPEGALAANLPSNTNYANELRYIVSTLLQTNDYSEVIKQANTNAGGSIPASGNALLDRLNIVAQLIKGGLKTKVYVVNIGGFDTHANQCDPDDHEIGTQADLLKQLSDAMAGFQDQISKGGFGKKVVGMTFSEFGRRIKANDSTGTDHGTAAPLFVFGECIEGGILGNNPTINDTVTNDEGVAMQYDFRSIYASLLIDWFEVSPSVVSQMLFKEFQKLPIISGSCLSTGTEDVNRDFALRLDNYPNPALDYTIIHFETKNEFIRMSLFDSIGSELKVLFSGKINEGAHQIRLDTSELPVGNYVIRIASDQAQKTKILSKFDR from the coding sequence ATGAAAAGAAGAACCTTTTTACAAGCAAGTTCAATAGCCGCAGTGCCGGTTTTAATAAATGGAATTCCGGTTAACGCAGTAGCACGGAATTCTTTCCTGGATTTTGTTAGTCCGGATAATGACAAAATTTTGGTCCTCATCCAAATGAGTGGCGGAAATGATGGATTAAACATGGTCCTTCCAATTGACCAGTACAGCAATCTGGATAAACATAGAAATAAAATTCTAATTAAGGAAAGCTTTGGCATTAAATTAAGAGATGGCCTGTCTTTACATCCGTCCATGACTGGTATAAAATCCCTTTATGACAATGGTGGTTTGAAATTAATTCAGTCCGTAGGCTATCCAAACCAAAACAGATCCCACTTTAGATCTACGGACATTTGGACTTCCGGATCCTCTGCGGAACAATTCGAGGTTACCGGCTGGTTAGGTAGATATTATACCGAAAATCATGCATCATTTCCCACCGGTTATCCAAATGCCGACAACCCGGATCCACTGGCGATCACCATTGGATCACTGGTGTCACAAACTTGTCAGGGCAAAGTTGCAAATTTTAGTTTGGCCATTAACGATCCGGCAACTTTAGGTCTATTGCCTGAAGGCGCATTAGCTGCAAATCTTCCTTCCAATACGAATTATGCCAATGAATTAAGGTACATTGTCAGCACCTTGTTGCAAACGAATGATTATTCTGAAGTCATCAAACAAGCCAATACCAATGCAGGTGGCTCTATTCCGGCATCCGGCAATGCCTTGCTGGACAGATTAAATATTGTCGCGCAACTTATTAAAGGTGGATTAAAGACCAAGGTATATGTTGTAAATATCGGTGGTTTTGATACACACGCAAATCAATGTGATCCGGATGATCATGAAATCGGTACTCAGGCGGATTTATTAAAGCAACTTTCCGATGCAATGGCTGGATTTCAGGATCAAATCAGTAAAGGAGGATTTGGAAAGAAAGTGGTGGGTATGACTTTTTCTGAATTTGGAAGAAGGATCAAAGCCAATGACAGTACAGGTACTGACCATGGAACTGCAGCTCCACTGTTTGTTTTTGGAGAGTGTATTGAAGGTGGAATACTCGGTAACAATCCAACCATCAATGATACAGTTACCAACGATGAAGGAGTTGCGATGCAATATGATTTCAGGTCAATTTATGCCTCTTTATTGATCGATTGGTTTGAAGTGAGTCCAAGTGTTGTCAGCCAAATGTTGTTTAAGGAATTTCAAAAACTTCCGATCATCAGTGGCAGTTGCTTGTCTACTGGCACAGAGGATGTGAACAGGGATTTTGCCTTGAGATTAGACAATTATCCTAACCCTGCTCTGGACTATACGATCATTCATTTTGAAACGAAGAATGAATTTATCCGTATGAGTTTGTTTGACTCCATTGGTTCTGAACTAAAAGTTTTGTTTTCCGGTAAAATCAATGAAGGCGCTCACCAGATAAGATTGGATACTTCGGAATTACCTGTAGGCAATTATGTCATCAGAATAGCCTCTGATCAGGCACAAAAGACCAAAATACTCAGTAAATTTGATCGTTAG
- the pgmB gene encoding beta-phosphoglucomutase → MVITNQSSYGFIFDLDGVIVDTSGHHFEAWKKLSSKFGFVLTESFNEHLKGVERMKSLEIILHAAELNLSMEIKERLAAQKNEYYLELIANLSEKDVLPGVLRFLEEAKELSIPIALGSASKNAMLLLEKTGVRHFFHTVVDGIKVSRSKPDPEVFLTAAKGIEMLPENCIVFEDSIKGLEAAVAAGMHTVGIGMDPVLGAAQLAIPDFMAITAKEIIEWFDTANKISKGEIVL, encoded by the coding sequence ATTGTGATAACTAATCAATCGTCTTATGGATTTATTTTTGATCTGGACGGCGTAATTGTGGATACCTCCGGCCATCATTTTGAAGCCTGGAAAAAATTATCTTCCAAATTTGGTTTTGTACTGACTGAATCTTTTAATGAACATCTCAAGGGAGTGGAACGAATGAAATCACTTGAGATCATTCTTCATGCTGCTGAATTAAACTTGAGCATGGAAATCAAAGAAAGGTTGGCCGCGCAGAAGAATGAATACTACCTTGAACTTATTGCTAACCTGAGTGAAAAGGATGTTCTTCCCGGCGTTCTCCGTTTTCTGGAAGAGGCAAAAGAGCTATCCATCCCAATAGCATTGGGCAGTGCCAGTAAAAATGCAATGTTGTTGTTGGAAAAAACTGGGGTTCGTCATTTTTTTCATACTGTAGTAGATGGCATAAAAGTAAGTCGGAGCAAACCAGACCCCGAGGTATTTTTAACCGCCGCAAAAGGCATTGAAATGTTGCCAGAAAACTGTATTGTTTTTGAGGATTCCATAAAAGGTTTAGAAGCTGCAGTGGCCGCAGGAATGCACACCGTGGGCATTGGAATGGATCCTGTCTTAGGCGCTGCACAATTAGCCATTCCTGATTTTATGGCCATTACTGCAAAGGAAATTATTGAATGGTTTGACACTGCAAACAAAATATCAAAAGGTGAAATCGTACTTTAA
- a CDS encoding glycoside hydrolase family 65 protein, whose protein sequence is MKSYFKIDPWKIIEEGFVKENQKWSESIFSLGNGRMGGRGNFEEDFSGQTLLGNYVAGIYYPDKTRVGWWKNGYPEYFAKVLNSAHWHGVRITVDDEILDLNQCALHQFRRVLHMDKGYLERSFLVELRNGKTLEIQSIRFLSMAWDECGAMQYTIQSNDDHTNICIESILDFDIRNEDSNYDEDFWTFEQTGNEQNMLGIHCSTKKSYFHLCCSTLHKFFLNGAEVIENYSKNGTERKQSILYKTSLNTGDYVQLEKSVVQISSLDYTSQELLSVGFEKCKSWANIPFEQRLNDHSNIWSDIWESSDIRIENDEEAQQSIRYNIFQLYQTYTGKDARFNIGPKGFTGEKYGGATYWDTEAYCVPFYLGTSSPIVSKNLLLYRYRQLDKAIENAKKLGFINNAALYPMVTMNGEECHNEWEITFEEIHRNGAMVYAIYNYVNHTGDKEYIKDYGIDVICAINRFWIQRVHFSNPKNKYVMHGVTGPNEYENNVNNNWYTLYIAKWCLEYGLQILDELKKNDTLSYPFVVSRLNITESEINQWMNVSKNIYLPVDKHTGLFLQQEDYLDKEQLTVLDLAPSVRPINQNWSWDRILRSPFIKQADVLQGLYFFEDHFTQNEIKINFDYYEPRTVHESSLSPCVHAILACRLRYEYKAKEMYLRTARLDLNDYNNDSEDGLHITSMAGTWMSVVHGFGGVKVNENGLHINPFLPKAWTSLQFMIYYMNRTLKINISAFKIEINNLSEANVDFHYKDQFIHLPGKDCFTAALT, encoded by the coding sequence GTGAAATCGTACTTTAAAATTGATCCCTGGAAAATAATAGAAGAAGGTTTTGTAAAAGAAAACCAAAAATGGAGTGAAAGTATTTTTAGTCTTGGGAATGGACGGATGGGTGGAAGAGGAAACTTTGAAGAAGATTTTTCCGGTCAAACACTACTGGGAAACTATGTTGCAGGAATTTATTATCCGGACAAGACCAGAGTGGGTTGGTGGAAAAATGGGTATCCGGAATATTTTGCAAAAGTTCTGAACAGCGCTCATTGGCATGGTGTGCGCATTACAGTGGATGATGAAATACTTGATCTGAACCAATGCGCCCTTCACCAATTTCGAAGAGTTTTGCATATGGATAAAGGATATCTCGAAAGATCCTTTTTGGTAGAGCTAAGGAATGGTAAAACTCTGGAAATTCAAAGCATCCGATTTCTAAGCATGGCATGGGATGAATGTGGCGCAATGCAATACACCATTCAGTCCAATGATGACCATACCAATATTTGCATAGAATCCATATTGGACTTTGACATTAGAAATGAAGACTCGAATTATGATGAAGACTTCTGGACTTTTGAGCAAACAGGAAATGAACAAAACATGCTTGGCATTCATTGTTCGACAAAAAAAAGTTACTTCCATTTATGTTGTTCCACTTTGCATAAATTTTTTCTAAATGGTGCAGAGGTGATTGAAAATTATTCTAAAAATGGAACGGAAAGAAAACAATCCATTCTTTATAAGACTAGCTTAAATACCGGCGATTATGTTCAATTAGAAAAATCTGTAGTTCAAATTTCAAGTTTAGATTACACCTCCCAAGAATTATTATCTGTCGGGTTTGAAAAATGCAAATCGTGGGCTAACATTCCTTTCGAACAACGATTAAATGATCATTCCAACATCTGGTCAGACATTTGGGAAAGTTCTGACATCCGAATTGAAAATGACGAAGAGGCACAACAATCCATTCGGTACAACATTTTTCAATTATACCAAACCTATACAGGCAAAGATGCCCGATTCAATATAGGCCCCAAAGGATTTACAGGTGAAAAATATGGCGGCGCTACTTACTGGGATACGGAGGCATATTGCGTTCCTTTTTATCTTGGCACCAGTTCGCCTATAGTCAGCAAGAATTTATTGTTGTACCGCTACAGACAATTGGACAAGGCTATTGAAAATGCAAAAAAATTGGGATTCATAAACAATGCCGCATTATATCCAATGGTCACCATGAATGGAGAAGAATGTCATAACGAATGGGAAATTACTTTTGAAGAAATCCACCGAAATGGGGCCATGGTTTATGCGATTTATAATTATGTAAACCATACCGGAGACAAAGAATATATAAAAGATTATGGCATCGATGTAATCTGTGCAATCAATCGTTTTTGGATACAAAGAGTGCACTTCAGTAATCCAAAAAACAAATATGTGATGCATGGCGTTACAGGTCCCAATGAATATGAAAACAATGTAAACAACAACTGGTACACCCTATACATAGCAAAATGGTGTTTAGAATATGGTTTACAAATATTGGATGAATTAAAAAAGAATGATACGTTATCTTATCCATTTGTAGTGAGCCGACTTAACATTACGGAATCAGAAATAAATCAATGGATGAATGTTTCAAAAAATATCTACTTACCTGTTGATAAACATACCGGATTATTTCTTCAGCAAGAAGACTATCTGGACAAAGAACAATTAACCGTATTAGATCTTGCTCCATCCGTCAGACCCATAAATCAAAATTGGTCCTGGGATAGAATTCTGAGGTCGCCATTTATTAAGCAGGCGGATGTCTTGCAGGGGCTCTACTTTTTTGAAGACCATTTTACACAAAACGAAATCAAAATTAATTTTGATTATTACGAACCCCGGACAGTTCATGAATCTTCCTTATCGCCATGTGTACATGCAATATTGGCGTGCAGGCTAAGATATGAATACAAGGCGAAAGAGATGTATCTCCGGACAGCAAGACTAGACCTGAATGATTACAATAACGACTCTGAAGATGGTCTGCACATTACCAGTATGGCCGGTACCTGGATGAGCGTGGTTCATGGATTTGGCGGCGTTAAAGTTAATGAAAATGGATTGCACATCAACCCCTTTTTACCAAAAGCCTGGACCTCGCTACAATTTATGATATATTACATGAATCGGACACTGAAGATCAATATATCTGCATTCAAAATTGAAATCAACAACCTTTCAGAGGCCAATGTGGATTTTCATTATAAGGATCAATTCATTCATTTGCCTGGAAAAGATTGTTTTACTGCTGCATTAACTTAG
- the kbl gene encoding glycine C-acetyltransferase: MLGNILTELQKEIQNIKDAGLYKTERIITTPQGAVIRTNTGSEVLNFCANNYLGLSSHPEVVAAAKKYIDSHGFGMSSVRFICGTQDIHKELESKISTFLGMEDAILYAAAFDANGGIFEPLLGEEDAIISDELNHASIIDGIRLAKAKRFRYKHNDMADLAVQLELAKDCRRVLVVTDGVFSMDGTIAQLDKICDLAEQYKAMVMIDECHASGFMGKTGRGTHEYRNVMGRIDIITGTFGKALGGASGGFTAAKKEIIEILRQRSRPYLFSNTLAPAITGASIKVLELLSSSTELRDKLERNTKFFREAMTQAGFNILPGEHAIVPVMLYDAPLAQKFAARMLEEGIYVVGFFYPVVPQGKARIRVQISAGHEQNHIERCVQAFIKVGKELAVIQ; this comes from the coding sequence ATGCTTGGAAATATTCTGACAGAGCTTCAAAAAGAGATTCAAAACATTAAAGATGCCGGTCTTTATAAAACTGAACGGATTATTACTACGCCTCAAGGTGCAGTTATACGCACCAATACTGGTTCTGAGGTGTTGAACTTTTGTGCCAATAATTATCTTGGTCTGTCCTCGCATCCGGAAGTAGTGGCTGCGGCGAAAAAATACATTGACTCTCATGGTTTTGGAATGTCTTCGGTCCGATTTATCTGTGGGACACAAGACATTCACAAAGAGCTGGAATCAAAAATTTCCACTTTCCTTGGGATGGAAGATGCAATACTTTATGCGGCAGCATTTGATGCAAACGGAGGGATATTTGAACCCCTACTTGGTGAAGAAGATGCGATTATTTCCGATGAACTAAACCATGCATCCATCATTGATGGCATCAGACTGGCAAAAGCCAAAAGATTCCGCTACAAACACAATGATATGGCTGATCTTGCTGTACAACTGGAACTGGCCAAAGATTGCCGCAGAGTCCTTGTAGTTACGGATGGAGTCTTTTCTATGGATGGCACAATTGCACAATTAGATAAAATCTGTGATCTGGCAGAACAGTATAAAGCCATGGTGATGATAGATGAATGCCATGCCTCCGGATTTATGGGTAAGACAGGAAGAGGCACCCATGAATATCGCAATGTAATGGGGAGAATTGACATCATTACAGGAACTTTTGGAAAAGCCTTAGGCGGTGCTTCGGGCGGATTTACTGCAGCAAAAAAAGAGATTATAGAAATTCTTAGACAGCGATCCCGGCCATATTTATTTTCCAACACACTGGCTCCTGCCATCACCGGTGCATCCATCAAAGTGCTTGAATTATTGTCCTCCTCCACTGAACTTAGAGATAAGTTGGAGCGGAATACTAAATTTTTCAGAGAAGCCATGACCCAGGCCGGATTTAATATACTTCCTGGAGAACATGCTATTGTTCCTGTAATGCTCTACGATGCTCCTTTAGCGCAAAAATTTGCGGCAAGGATGTTGGAAGAAGGAATTTATGTGGTTGGATTCTTCTATCCGGTTGTTCCTCAGGGAAAAGCAAGAATCAGAGTACAAATTTCAGCAGGTCATGAACAAAATCATATAGAAAGATGTGTTCAAGCATTTATCAAAGTCGGAAAGGAATTGGCTGTTATTCAATAA
- a CDS encoding DUF1800 domain-containing protein: MDRRKLFSILTSTAEVEPMRPTTALPVNGGLTPYQGIWDYATAAHLLRRAMFGPTHEQIKEAVSDGLQKTLDKLAKDQALPSPPVLYTDQIADPDIPKGQTWVTGKLNPQVQGLVQLKENSLYSWLMQLMFNEGVSLTEKMTLFWHNHFVVSEIFDPRYNYDYITTLRSNCMGNFKSLTEKITIDKSMLIYLNGNQNTNLAPNENFAREVMELFTLGKGALAGPGDYTTFTEQDVLAVAKALTGWTIAADRRNESFYPYARFDTRLHDKSTKQLSARFNNQQITNGEENEYKTVINLIFQKREAATFICRKLYNYFVYYKVDQTIESQIIDEMANLLIANNFEIKPVLKALLGSEHFYSIEALGCMIRPPYEFIFNTLKAMKFKPSADLEINYSLFVSIYRNNMGLQQVYFDIPSVAGWSPYYQEPGYHEIWINSVTYPLRVGFTGQAVNKQMRIRGGAGTTTFGLDLVEYVTSFTDPANISMLLSEIVAHLLPQNIYQNQIDFLKKALLGNLTEAQWATMWNNYKANPNNAQARTAVDSRLKPLFTTLLSMPEYFLS, encoded by the coding sequence ATGGATAGAAGGAAACTTTTTTCAATACTTACCAGTACTGCTGAAGTGGAGCCTATGCGCCCAACCACAGCACTTCCGGTAAACGGTGGGCTAACACCATATCAAGGGATATGGGATTATGCCACCGCTGCTCATCTATTGCGAAGGGCAATGTTTGGACCTACTCATGAACAAATTAAAGAAGCGGTATCGGACGGATTGCAGAAGACCTTGGATAAATTGGCCAAAGACCAGGCTTTGCCAAGTCCACCTGTTTTGTACACGGACCAAATTGCCGACCCTGATATTCCAAAAGGACAGACTTGGGTAACAGGCAAACTTAATCCTCAGGTTCAGGGACTGGTCCAGTTGAAAGAAAATTCTCTTTATTCATGGCTCATGCAATTGATGTTTAATGAGGGCGTTTCTTTGACTGAAAAAATGACTTTATTCTGGCATAATCATTTTGTGGTGTCAGAGATTTTTGACCCTCGCTACAATTATGATTATATCACCACTTTGCGATCCAATTGTATGGGAAACTTTAAATCCCTTACTGAAAAGATCACCATCGATAAATCCATGCTGATTTATCTCAATGGAAATCAAAATACAAATTTGGCGCCCAATGAGAATTTTGCCAGAGAGGTAATGGAGTTATTTACCTTGGGAAAAGGAGCACTTGCAGGTCCCGGTGACTATACTACATTTACTGAACAGGATGTTTTGGCTGTCGCCAAAGCACTTACAGGATGGACAATAGCCGCTGACCGCAGGAATGAATCTTTTTATCCATACGCCAGATTTGATACCCGTTTGCATGATAAATCCACCAAGCAACTCTCTGCCAGATTTAACAACCAACAAATTACCAATGGCGAAGAAAACGAATACAAAACAGTTATTAATTTGATATTCCAGAAAAGAGAAGCTGCTACATTCATTTGTCGCAAACTCTATAATTATTTTGTTTATTATAAAGTAGATCAAACGATTGAAAGTCAGATTATTGACGAGATGGCAAATTTATTGATCGCTAATAATTTTGAAATAAAACCTGTATTGAAAGCTCTTCTTGGCAGCGAACATTTTTATTCTATAGAAGCCTTGGGTTGTATGATTCGCCCTCCTTACGAGTTTATTTTCAATACGCTCAAGGCAATGAAATTCAAACCATCTGCTGATTTGGAAATCAATTATTCATTGTTTGTTTCCATCTACAGAAATAATATGGGTTTACAGCAAGTATATTTTGATATCCCAAGTGTGGCGGGTTGGTCTCCTTATTATCAGGAACCGGGATACCATGAAATCTGGATAAACTCTGTGACATATCCACTTCGTGTGGGATTCACCGGCCAGGCTGTAAATAAACAAATGCGCATTCGGGGAGGTGCCGGCACCACTACTTTTGGTTTAGATCTTGTAGAATACGTTACCTCTTTTACCGATCCAGCCAATATCAGCATGCTGCTTAGTGAAATTGTAGCTCACTTGCTCCCTCAGAATATTTACCAAAACCAGATTGACTTCCTTAAAAAAGCTCTTTTAGGAAACCTTACCGAAGCCCAATGGGCAACCATGTGGAACAATTACAAAGCAAATCCAAATAACGCACAAGCAAGAACTGCAGTAGACTCAAGGTTAAAACCTTTGTTTACTACTCTTTTGTCAATGCCGGAATATTTTTTAAGTTAA
- a CDS encoding nucleotidyltransferase produces MSKPQASLLILAAGMGSRYGGLKQMDAFGPNGETIIDYSIYDALQAGFKKFVFVIRKSFENEFKSRMDAAWGEQAELHYICQELDLLPEGFSCPEGRTKPWGTGHAVWVAHDVLNEPFGVINADDYYGREALISLYQFLIQNPNPDYYYAVIAYFLNNTLSDHGAVNRGICWNDHEGFLKKVVETKGIQKSPSGEIYAGKEEELQYFPPETLVSMNMWGFGASYFQFASERLTKFLQSNLIVPDSEFYIPELIQNLIDEGRIKVQVLSSPSSWFGVTYQEDKPFVRQAFKKMIEEGYYPDKLKS; encoded by the coding sequence ATGTCAAAACCACAAGCCAGTTTGTTAATCCTCGCTGCAGGTATGGGAAGTCGCTATGGAGGACTAAAACAAATGGACGCATTTGGACCGAATGGAGAGACCATTATTGATTATTCCATATATGATGCCCTTCAGGCTGGTTTCAAAAAATTTGTGTTTGTCATTCGAAAAAGTTTTGAAAACGAATTTAAATCAAGAATGGATGCTGCCTGGGGCGAACAGGCCGAATTGCATTACATCTGTCAGGAATTGGATTTATTGCCTGAAGGTTTTAGTTGTCCTGAAGGAAGGACCAAACCCTGGGGCACCGGTCATGCAGTTTGGGTAGCACATGATGTGTTGAATGAGCCTTTCGGAGTTATAAATGCGGATGATTATTATGGCAGAGAAGCCCTGATCAGTCTTTATCAATTTCTCATACAAAATCCTAATCCGGATTATTATTATGCCGTAATTGCCTATTTTCTTAATAATACACTATCCGATCATGGTGCAGTAAATAGAGGTATTTGTTGGAATGATCATGAAGGATTTCTCAAAAAAGTGGTAGAAACCAAAGGCATCCAAAAATCACCCTCCGGAGAAATTTATGCCGGCAAAGAAGAGGAATTGCAATACTTCCCGCCTGAAACCTTAGTTTCCATGAATATGTGGGGTTTTGGGGCATCCTATTTCCAGTTTGCATCTGAAAGATTAACCAAGTTTCTTCAATCCAATCTAATTGTTCCGGATTCAGAATTTTACATCCCGGAACTTATACAAAACCTGATTGACGAAGGTCGAATTAAAGTGCAGGTTTTATCTTCCCCATCGAGTTGGTTTGGGGTTACTTATCAGGAAGATAAACCATTCGTTCGTCAAGCTTTTAAAAAAATGATTGAGGAAGGATACTATCCGGATAAATTAAAATCCTGA